One window of the Marinilactibacillus sp. Marseille-P9653 genome contains the following:
- a CDS encoding methyl-accepting chemotaxis protein: MMESIGIEKSSLQDELIVNALEQNIAIIRFDTNKRVTYVNDNFANVLGYHKEELYGKEHKLFCFPEFVNSPAYEELWTSLLNGVSFQDKIVRRNVHAEEVWLEATYFPIYNTDNTEVVGVAKVATDITERQKNIETVTTDLLDMSSKLTESSQEGIKKGRELLAGSKGMIDLSTVSTSNLSELQQKNKSIQSIVETIQDIASNTNLLAINASIEAAHAGDYGRGFGVIAQEVKNLSQKVSESAYTIGEDILAVTNNIDLVVEGNDQLKDHILMSEKQIDGTITEFNRIDSESQNLQKQAGKLETII; the protein is encoded by the coding sequence ATGATGGAGAGTATAGGTATTGAAAAAAGTAGTTTACAAGATGAATTGATTGTAAATGCACTAGAACAAAATATTGCAATCATTCGCTTTGATACAAATAAAAGAGTAACTTATGTGAATGATAATTTTGCGAATGTTTTAGGGTATCATAAAGAAGAATTATACGGAAAAGAACATAAATTGTTCTGCTTCCCTGAATTTGTAAATAGTCCTGCCTATGAAGAATTGTGGACGAGTTTATTGAATGGTGTGAGCTTTCAAGATAAAATTGTTCGTCGTAATGTACACGCAGAAGAAGTTTGGTTGGAGGCGACCTATTTCCCAATCTATAATACAGACAACACGGAAGTTGTGGGGGTCGCAAAAGTAGCAACAGATATTACAGAGAGACAAAAAAATATTGAAACAGTCACAACAGACTTGCTAGATATGTCTAGCAAGCTAACAGAGTCTTCTCAAGAAGGGATCAAAAAAGGTAGGGAACTATTAGCGGGAAGCAAAGGAATGATTGATTTATCAACGGTTAGTACAAGTAATCTGAGTGAACTACAACAAAAAAATAAATCTATTCAGAGTATCGTTGAAACCATTCAAGATATTGCTTCAAACACAAACTTGTTGGCCATTAATGCATCGATTGAGGCAGCTCATGCCGGCGATTATGGACGTGGATTTGGAGTCATCGCTCAGGAAGTGAAGAATCTTTCTCAAAAAGTTTCTGAGTCAGCTTATACGATCGGAGAAGATATTCTAGCCGTTACAAATAATATTGATCTAGTTGTAGAAGGAAATGATCAGTTAAAAGATCATATTTTGATGAGTGAAAAACAAATTGATGGAACCATCACGGAATTCAATCGAATCGATTCGGAGTCTCAGAATCTCCAGAAACAAGCCGGTAAATTAGAAACGATTATTTAA
- a CDS encoding aldehyde dehydrogenase: MKNYREILTKQRAFYESGTTKTLEFRIQALKRLREALVSNEQRLIDALKKDLNKSAFETYSSEIGVVLQEIRFITQNLKKWIKPKRVKTAFTHTGSKGVVYSDPYGVVLIIGPWNYPIQLILSPLIGAIAGGNCAVIKPSELTPETSKVLSELISDCYPAEYITVVQGDAEITKALLSEKFDYLFFTGSVPVGKIVMEAASKHLTPVTLELGGKSPGIVHEDADLKLAAKRIAWGKFMNAGQTCVAPDYVYVHKNIKQAFLERVIEETKALYGYEPIENEQYTHIVNQKHFNRLKGYLKEGQLVYGGKNRGEALVIEPTILEKVTFDDTVMQEEIFGPILPILEYTDINEVIEGVKQNPNPLALYLFTENKQIENKIVNSLSFGGGCINDTIFHIVTPYLPFGGVGTSGMGTYHGKSSFDAFTHQKSLLKQTTKFDNPFRYPNAKRGIDIIKKIMK; the protein is encoded by the coding sequence ATGAAAAACTATAGAGAAATTTTGACTAAGCAGCGAGCTTTCTATGAATCAGGCACAACAAAAACACTGGAATTTAGAATACAAGCATTGAAACGACTAAGAGAAGCCTTGGTTTCAAACGAACAAAGACTGATAGATGCTTTGAAAAAAGATTTGAATAAATCCGCTTTTGAAACGTATTCGTCTGAAATTGGTGTCGTTCTTCAAGAAATCAGATTCATCACACAAAATTTAAAAAAATGGATCAAACCAAAGCGAGTCAAAACGGCCTTTACGCATACAGGTTCCAAAGGGGTTGTTTATTCTGACCCTTATGGAGTTGTACTGATTATCGGTCCTTGGAATTATCCGATTCAACTCATCTTGTCTCCATTAATTGGAGCGATTGCTGGTGGTAATTGTGCAGTGATTAAGCCATCCGAATTGACTCCTGAGACCTCAAAAGTGCTCTCAGAGTTGATCTCAGATTGTTATCCTGCAGAGTATATCACTGTTGTTCAGGGAGATGCTGAAATAACGAAAGCACTACTATCGGAAAAGTTTGACTATCTTTTCTTTACAGGTAGTGTGCCTGTTGGGAAAATTGTTATGGAAGCAGCGTCAAAACACCTAACGCCGGTCACTTTGGAGTTGGGCGGGAAAAGTCCCGGGATTGTTCACGAAGATGCCGACTTAAAACTGGCGGCTAAAAGAATAGCCTGGGGAAAATTTATGAATGCCGGACAAACTTGTGTGGCGCCAGACTATGTGTATGTACACAAGAATATTAAGCAAGCTTTCCTTGAACGAGTGATCGAAGAAACGAAAGCACTCTATGGATACGAACCAATCGAGAACGAGCAATACACGCATATTGTGAATCAAAAACACTTTAATAGACTAAAAGGCTACTTGAAAGAAGGACAGCTTGTCTATGGAGGGAAAAATAGAGGAGAAGCGTTAGTGATTGAACCAACGATTCTTGAAAAAGTAACTTTTGATGATACAGTCATGCAAGAAGAAATTTTTGGACCGATACTTCCGATCTTAGAATACACAGATATAAATGAAGTCATAGAAGGTGTCAAACAAAATCCTAACCCGCTAGCGCTCTACTTGTTTACAGAAAATAAACAGATAGAGAATAAGATTGTGAATTCTCTATCATTTGGTGGAGGCTGTATCAATGATACGATTTTCCACATCGTTACACCTTATCTTCCTTTCGGAGGCGTTGGAACGAGTGGGATGGGTACGTATCATGGGAAAAGCAGTTTTGATGCGTTTACGCATCAAAAAAGTCTGTTAAAGCAAACAACTAAATTTGATAATCCTTTTAGATATCCCAATGCTAAAAGAGGGATAGATATCATCAAAAAAATCATGAAATAG